gcatcatcttatgtgtttctaagggtatagctattgggccttgtgatgctctgctatggcttgcctaaacctgtactaattattcccaataagggaggccatagagtccatgtttctttgggtctggctcacttcacttagtataactttttccaagttcttccatttccttcaagTTTTCTGAGTTTTCACTCAGGCTCTTTGCAGACCAGAATTGAATAACTaactatatgttgtaaattatACATGGATAACTCACACAAATAAAGACCTCTAGCAGATGGAGTCAATTCTTAGAGATGCGATTATAAGAAAGCTTTAAGGGGCTtagtggaatgtggcttagtggtagagtgcttgcctagtatgcatgaagccctgggtttgattcctcagcaccacttgaacagaaaaggctggaagtggagctgtggctcaagaagtagagtgctagcctttagcaaaaagaagctagggacagtgctcaggccgtgagtccaagccccaggactggcaaaagaaagaaagaaagcttcaaAGATAGGAAAGATTTGGATGACCCAAAAAGGGAGAGGTCAAAAGCACTCAGAAGATATTGACTGGAAAGAGAGTTGAGCAGTGAGAAATAAAGAAGCCCCAAATGGGTAAATAATTGCCTCATATGCAACGGCTGACTCATTACTGACTGTGAATGCTGTGTAGAGTCTTCACATATTTCTGGGTGAATAGTGGCCTGGCAATAGCTCCATAAACTACAGTAAGAATGTACAGATGCCTTTACAGTTGGGTGAGATGACAGAGGGCCTTTATAAACAATATTCCCCTCAAAGATGGGTTCTATATTGGCAAACAGCATGGAAATAGCCTATAGGGGTCTAGAATTCTATATGTCAATGTGACTTTCAATCTCTCACagcttcttatttcttttcaataaatgGAAGCAGTTGGACTAAATACTTTCTAATCTTTTCATCTTGAAAGGCATTGGCTTCTCTGACAGTGTACAAAATAGGACAGCAGGGAAGATTTGAAAACATGGATGACTGGAGGAAAATAGTATTAAAAGAATCCTGGTAGATAAGATGGGCATGAGAAGGGCTTGGCCTGGAACAGTCTCTTAGTAATCTAGGAATAAGAACATGGGGGTAGAATAGGATGACAGATATAGGAAAGATACTATGAACATTGAGTCATTTTGACCAAATCTAAGAACCTTTGCTAGCTGAATGGTCTGAGCAAACAGTCCATGTCATCTTCCTTGAGTGCGTGGAGGGAAACATAGGAAGACACcttggcacaaaaggaaaaagaattcagACTCAGAATTGTGTTTGGCTGACAGTGAAACATTAAAGTAAAAAAGTCTTATACTcatgggggaaagaaagaactAGCAGTCATGTGAGATGAtagaattggagataagtgaGAATCATCAGCTCAAGGGAGATCATTAAtgttcttgaggaaaaaaaaacacacatgaaAGCATTTACAGTGCATTAGTCAGAGTGTTTTTTATTCTTATAGTTAAAGAAACATGGGCCAAGAGACATTCATAAAACAACCtctcttggctgggaatatggcctagtggcaagagagcttgccttgtatgcaagccttgggttcgattccccagcaccacatatatagaaaatggccagaagtggcgctgtggctcaagtggcagagtgctagccttgagcaaaaagaagccagggacagtgctcaggccctgagtccaagcccaggactggcaaaacaacaacaacaacaacaacaacaaaacacctctcttttcttttagaaGTAGGTAGAATGGAAGTTAGTCACACATTTTCTTAATTAACATTGTagtttttaagaaatgtttattaAAGCAACTGAAGACTGAATTGtgtgtttttaatatatatatttcccatTCCCACTTATTCTCTTACTCTAAAGTTTCTTATTCATGTGGTTTTGTACTGTCATGTTAGCTATACTGAAATTACAATTCCCAGAATCCCTTTCTCATGCAGGCCTGGATGAGGGTTGTCAAGAAACATGTACATGAGTTTGGAAGGCCAAAGGGATGCATTGGGCCTTTACTTGCTGATTGGTGCAGAGCCCTGCACACCACTGTGACTTGAAAGCCCTATTGCTAACCACTGATTTCCCCTTGTAGGTGTCAGGGAGAAAATAAGTTTGACCAGATCCTCCGAGTCCCAGGCCAGGCATGTTCTAAGAATTTTTGAAGAAAGTCAGTCATTGTTCTGTAACTGGTCTGTATTTCAGATGTTGTAGCAGGATCCACTGATTTTTTCCTCTCTATGCTTTGATTTCAGCCATAAGCACATAGAGGCTCCACCAGCATTCCTTTGTGGCTCTGACTGgtaagtttgtgtttgcttttttccctTAGTTGTTTCCTTCTAGGCCTTTCCTCAGCTTGTCTCACAATTGTGTGATATCTGAAAGAAATTCCTTATGCATATCAAGTGTGATCTTGCTTTGAGAGCAGCTACTCATACTGTTACAGATGATCAGCTTTCCCTACCTGACCTTCCTTTAATTGACTGTATGATCTGCACTGTAGTTATTCTCAAAGGACTAACTTTAAGGCAGTAGCTGCCTGTAAAGaatactgggagagagggaatgagagacagaaagaataatGGCCAataattatatgaaaaaaatgaactgGTTCCTATAAAGGAGAACTCTTGCTCTAATACAATGAAATACtcttttttaaattgcatttgagACTGAAGCATTGACtgcagttttttttaattgccccTAAACTAAAGATAAAACAGTGGCATGAGATTGAAAAGACTCTAAGTAGAAATAGGTTGATTTTGGAAGTTTAATGTCAGTGTCTTTCATATTATAATATGtaccacaaaataaaatcaaacttgAGAGGCTCTCTGAATTAAAAccattcctttccttctgctAGCCTTTTCTTAGATTCTCAGCTGATTCTTAATATTTCAAAAGATTATATCAAGAAAATTGGCATCTAAAGaagattattttagttttatgatGAACatacaggaagaaaaagagtCTATCAAAGGAAATTAGTGTATTGGTAACTACCACCCAAAGTTCATCAAATGAATAAAACTCACTTTACTTCTTCATTTAGAAATTCCCATAAGATCAAATCATACCTTGGTATAAGTTAGCCACTGTACCTTGTCCTCTGATGGACTATGAAATGTTTCCTATGCTAGATAGATCTCCATCCTCAGTCTAACTATGGCCCAGTCTTGCTACAGCTGATTAGGTCTTAACTGCCATCACTGACTTGACCCAGCAAAGAGCACTGTCCATCAACTTAACCCCCTCTCAGCTGTCTGAAACTGGAACAAATCAGTATCTAGAAACTGATGTTTTCCAACTTGGAGGAGAAGATGAATAATGAGGAAGTACAGTtgcgggtgggggggtggctaTATCATCACGTGCAAGCCTAGTTACTAATTAACAGAGACTGAGCAGGACAGCTCTACTGGTTGCTACCAGGAAGAAGCTGATGTGGAGATGTACTCTCAATCTCCCTGAAGACAGGGATAAGGTCTAGCTGTTTGTTCCTATTTGTCCCGAATTAAGCATGGGTTTTAGTTCTACATGATAGATGCCCATCTCTTGAATGCCTACTCCTGAGATAGCAGTGGTTGTCTAGAGCAAGCCTGTACATGCCAGAAACCTTGTGCAACATCTCGCACAAGACCCACAGTCCTCCACCTAACTCCTTCTTCAACACAATCTGTGTCTTCTGACATTGGTTGGGAACCTCCAACAATTATCTTCATTTGAGACAATTGGTTTGCTGCTTTGATCCTTGTAAACAAGTCTCAAAACTAACTCAGTTGTGGGGAGGGAGATACTGAAAAAgaggaaattgaaaaaaatgaataagaaggaaagagaggtgaGAAGGGGTAAGAAAAGAAGTGAGTGGGGAATGGGAAGTGAAGGTGTTAGAAAACAatttttcatttaagaaaaaacTCAAAACACATTTTCTTAGATGTAAAAAAGCCCTAGATAATCACCCTATAGAAATGCTCAGACTTTGGGTGTGAGGCTAAATGATTTCTAAACTGCAAGTAACaacctattttattttctagtcaaTCCATCCTTAAGAAGTCTTCTTAAGAAGACTTTAAGAAGTTGGGCAcggcaaaagggaaccctacttcattgttggtgggaatataaactggttcagccactctggaaagcagtatggaggttcctcagaaggctaaacatagagctcccctatgacccagcagcccaacttttgggcatctacccaaaagaccacaaacaagaacacactaaagccaccagtacaacaatgttcattgcagtacaatttgtcatagctaaaatatggaaccaacccagatgcccctcagtagacgaatggatcaggaaaatgtggtacatatccacaatggaattttatgcctcgatcagaaagaatgacattgccccatttgtaaggaaatggagggacttggaaaaaattatactaagtgaagtgagccagacccaaagaaacatagactctatggtctccctcatagggaataattagcacaggtttaggctagtcacagcagaggatcacaagacccgaatagctatgcctctatgaatgcataagttaatgctaagtgaaatgatctccatgttatggagttccacatgccatgtggaactgtagcttctattgttgatgatcatcttatatccccttcctgtggttgtacctgcactatcactgtatcttatctgagtacaatggaaactgtatatactggtattagaactaggaaagtgaaagggaataccaaaatcaagagacacaggataaaaagacaaacgactacaaaagcaatacttgcaaaactgtttggtgtaaaccaagtgaacaactcatggagagggaaaagggaaagggaaggggggaatgagggaggagctaacaaacagtacaagaaatgtatccaatgcctaacgtatgaaactgtaacctctctctgtacatcagtttgacaataaaaaaaaaaaaagaagttgggcaCGGGGtgcagtgggggtggggcagggctcacgcgtgtggtcctagctactcaggaggctatgatctggggatattggtttgaagccatcctgggaaggaaagtctaggagacttttatctccattactAGCTACCAGAAGGTcataagtggaactgtgtctccaGGCTATAGCACTCACCTTGAGGACAaaggctcaggaatagcacccaggccaatAAAATGAAACACAGCACCCAGTTAGTAAAATACAATTCactcaaagaaataacaaatatttacctCCAACTTCTAATGCCCTTCTTCATCATTActgaaatgcatttatttttgtattttaaagagaATCTAAAGCATGCGGTTTTCTCCTCAACCTATAAAAATACTGGGGAATGTCATGGAGAGAAAAATGTAACCCGGTAAACTTACTTTTATAAGACAATATAATGCCGTTGGGCAGCGTGTCTCTTTCCAGGTCTGATTTATCCTCAGTTTAACTACATTAAAGAATACAGTGGAAAACTTACCCATTAGTCGAATACTAGCCTTTTGTGCTTTCAAGTAGCAAATAGAAGCCAAGCAAAGCTTTCTACATTAGCAGAAACATCAAGTGACTAGAGTTATTCTCAGCTTACTTCCAGTACTTATGTGAGACAAGGCATTACACAACAGGAGATTGCTCTGCCTGATCAATATCAGGACAATAATATTtctgaagagaaaagagaaatgaataaagTACTTACTTGGTCCTAGACCAATTGAGAAAGCAGCAACATAAACCAGCAAGCTGGCTAAGGATAGCCATTTCAAAACAGCTGGGAGAGACACAGGGTCTGTCACCATCTGGTATGCAGTTTGGTTTCGTCCAACATTTGGCAAAGATGTGGAAGTTGTCTCCCCTCTTTTACCCATATCACTTCTTGTGGGTGCAAGTGAACCCCCAATAGGAGAAGTGCTCCCTTTAAAGTGCTCTTTGACAGTGCTGTTGATGGTTGACAGATTTCCGGCTTTGAATAACACAGCCTCCTCTAAGGACTGGTTGCCGTGACTGTGACTCCTGCAGATGGTGGAGACATTCACGTGGATGTTGAGATTCACGATGCCCATAGTCAGCAAGGAGGCTGCCATGATGGAGGAGCCAATGGACAGGAAGGTTTTGCTGCCAATCTGGTCTACAAGAAGAGTGGCTGGGATGGTGCTCACCACCTTCACCACCCCAACCCCAGTAGAGGCCAGGCTAGCTGCCTCATTGCTTTGGAAGCCAACAGACTGCAACACAGTTGATGCATAGAATAATATGTTTGGCTGTCCAGTGATTTGTACAAAAAATACTAAGGCAAGGCCTATCAAGATTCGGATCCTCATGTTGTCCTTGGAACGAAACAGATCTCCAAAACTGTACTGATATTCATCTTTCAAGGATGATTTGATCATCATGAGTTCCTTGGTGTTATTTTCAGTGCCTCTTAACTTTTCAAGAACCTTGCTAGCAGCTTCCTCTTGTCCTTTCATCACCAGGAAGCGAGGACTTGGTGGAAGGAAGTACATGATGGCTGCTTGCAAAACTCCCAAGGGAATAACGAGGCCAAACATGTACTTCCAGCCATAAGCAATATTGGCAAATACATAATTTGAAATATAAGCAAAAAGGATGCCAGTGACGATCATCAGCTCATTCAGTGATACAAGCAGGCCTCTTCTGTGTGGTGGGGCAATCTCTGCGATGTACACACAAGAGGCGATGgaagagagggaaatggaaaCCCCGATGGCAATGCGTCCCACAATGAGCATTGTGTGGGACACACTGAATATCAAAACCAAGCTTCCGAGCCCAAATACACAGGAGGACAAGATGATCGTAAGCCTTCGGCCGTACCTGTCTATAAGGAACCCTCCTGCGAGGGATGCAAGGAAGGCCCCAATGAGGAGGGAGCTCACCACCCTCTCCTGCTCATGGCATGTCAGAGCAAATTGACTTCTGATCTTTAGAAGAGCCCCAGAGATGATCCCAAGTTCATAACCCATCAGGAGGCCACTGACAGAGGCGGTGACAGATGTCAGGAAAATAAACCTGCTGCAATCTACAAGcaaagaagagaaacagagaggtcAGTTCTGTGTGGCTATTCCAAACACTTGCTTTCCACATGGAGACTTAACCTTGTATACGTTCTTCAGAATACTGAGTGCACACAACACGTATGTACACAAGTACAGTAAAACAATGCATTAAGTAAAAACTCAATTAGCTAGAGAAGAAGACAATTATTTTCCTTGTTTAGGAACAAAAATGTGGAGACAGGAAATCAGTGTCCTTTTATCTATTATGTTTATGTTGATTTTAGTTGAGTGTGGATGGCTACTCAAGATACACAGGTGATTAGAACTGAGGAAACAAGAGGACGCAATTTAATGTGAGTCTTGGGGTTGGATTCAAAATTCAGATAGTCTAGACTTTTAGGTCCATCCCTCCCGAGTTTCCTTAAAGCAAACATCTATAGGCAAGGCAGAGAAAACAGGAAACTCTAGAGGGATTACACATGTCCTACAACAACCTAGGCCCAAATGAAACCAGAACACTCGTCTTTATGTGTCCTTGGCCACAATTAGGTAACAACTGGCCTTTGCAAATGTACATGAGTGTATTGGGACAAGAGGTGAAGGTATGTGAATGGTTTAACAA
The nucleotide sequence above comes from Perognathus longimembris pacificus isolate PPM17 chromosome 9, ASM2315922v1, whole genome shotgun sequence. Encoded proteins:
- the Slc2a12 gene encoding solute carrier family 2, facilitated glucose transporter member 12 encodes the protein MVPVENTEGPNLLSQKGRQAETDGTRGGRQPACVGDCSRFIFLTSVTASVSGLLMGYELGIISGALLKIRSQFALTCHEQERVVSSLLIGAFLASLAGGFLIDRYGRRLTIILSSCVFGLGSLVLIFSVSHTMLIVGRIAIGVSISLSSIASCVYIAEIAPPHRRGLLVSLNELMIVTGILFAYISNYVFANIAYGWKYMFGLVIPLGVLQAAIMYFLPPSPRFLVMKGQEEAASKVLEKLRGTENNTKELMMIKSSLKDEYQYSFGDLFRSKDNMRIRILIGLALVFFVQITGQPNILFYASTVLQSVGFQSNEAASLASTGVGVVKVVSTIPATLLVDQIGSKTFLSIGSSIMAASLLTMGIVNLNIHVNVSTICRSHSHGNQSLEEAVLFKAGNLSTINSTVKEHFKGSTSPIGGSLAPTRSDMGKRGETTSTSLPNVGRNQTAYQMVTDPVSLPAVLKWLSLASLLVYVAAFSIGLGPMPWLVLSEIFPGGIRGRAMALTSSMNWGINLLISLTFLTVTDLIGLSLVCFIYTVMSLLSVLFVILFIPETKGCSLEQISVELAKANYMENICYMSPHKEELMPTQLQKSKAQEQIAECKKLCESEDPRQLLQDP